In Halalkalicoccus subterraneus, the genomic window GACGTTCTTCGACCTCGCGGAGGCGGGCTCGGAGGCGCTGTTCAAACTCGTCTGGGGGATCATGGAGTACGGCGTCCTCGGCGTGTTCGCGCTGATGGCGGCCGTCTTCGCGGAGGCCGGTATCGGGGCGCTCTCGACGTTCGCGCTGCTCGCGGCTACGCTCATACTCGGCGTCGGGCTTCACATCTCGATCATCTATCTGGGCACGATCATCGCATTGTTGACCCAGCAGTCCCCGGTCGCCTTCCTCGCCGGCATCAAGGAGGCGATGTTGACCTCGGTCAGCATCGCCTCCTCGAGCGCGACGCTCCCCATTTCGATGTCGAACGCCGAGGACAACCTCCGGATCGACGAGGAGATCTACGGGTTTTCCCTGCCGCTCGGCGCGACCATCAACATGGACGGCACCGGGATGTACCAGGGGATCGTCGCCATCTTCGCGGCGAACCTCGTGGGCGTCTCGCTCACCCTCACCGAGCAGATCACCGTCGTCACCATCGCGGTGCTCGCGAGCATCGGCACCGCGGGCGTCCCGAGCGCCGGGTTGATCCTCCTGACGCTGGTGCTTACCCAGCTCGGACTCCCCCTCGAAGTCGTCGGCTTTATCGCGGGGATCGACCCGCTGCTCGACCGGCTTCGCACCATGACGAACGTCACCGGCGACCTCGCAGTGGCGACGCTCGTGGCCCACTGGAACGGCGCGGTCGACTTCGAGGACGGCGTCTGGGCGAGCGGCGACCGGGCCCCCTCGATCGCCCCGGGCGACGACTGACGACTACTGCGCGTTTTCGAGCCCTTCGAGTGCCTCGGGGTTTTCAATGGAACTCATGTCACCCAGCTCCTCGCCCGTGTAGCTCGCTTGGATCGCCCGACGGACCACCTTCCCGCTCTGAGTCTTCAGGAACTCGGAGACGAACAGCACCTCGCGGGGGCGGAACGGTTTTCCGAGTTCCTCGCCGACCTGCGCGCGCAACTCCTCGCGCAACGCGTCGCTCCCCTCTACCCCGTCTTCGAGGACCACGTAGGTGATGACCGCGGTTCCAGTGGTTTCGTCGGGCACGCCCACCGCGGCGGCCTGGTTCACTGACTGGTGATCCATCAGCGCGCCCTCGACCTCCGCCGGCCCCACCTTGCGGCCGGCGACGTTCAGCGCGTCGTCGGCTC contains:
- a CDS encoding dicarboxylate/amino acid:cation symporter, with product MANSRMLNGRHRYRSVPIIYRIGAAFVLGSLAGLTIGEPMLALQPIGDLFVRLLSMIVVPIVIFTLLMGVRHLTPSSLGRVGGQVVGLYVVTSAIAVGIGLAVANAINPGQGLTLVEAEIDTQQTPSFTEVFLGIVPENPINAMASGDILAVLFFVIVFGLSLAMVQESSDDARIQNGVETFFDLAEAGSEALFKLVWGIMEYGVLGVFALMAAVFAEAGIGALSTFALLAATLILGVGLHISIIYLGTIIALLTQQSPVAFLAGIKEAMLTSVSIASSSATLPISMSNAEDNLRIDEEIYGFSLPLGATINMDGTGMYQGIVAIFAANLVGVSLTLTEQITVVTIAVLASIGTAGVPSAGLILLTLVLTQLGLPLEVVGFIAGIDPLLDRLRTMTNVTGDLAVATLVAHWNGAVDFEDGVWASGDRAPSIAPGDD